A genome region from Hymenobacter tibetensis includes the following:
- a CDS encoding SusC/RagA family TonB-linked outer membrane protein, whose product MHLPIRKAALRLSLPLATAVGLPIASLLFPTSYALAQEAQTISGKVTSEEGEGLPGVTVLQKGTTNGVSTNSDGGFTLSAPNGSTLVFSAIGFVSQQAIVSGPTLNVKLATNTKALDEVVVVGYGTQRKSQVTGAISSVDEQSLRDVPVANIGQALQGRAAGITIASNGTAPGQSPTIRIRGNRSFSGSNDPLLVVDGVPYDGSINDLNPDDITSLEVLKDASSTAIYGARGANGVILITTRRGKSGAPKATYSGYYGSKRAYGKFDIQNGEEFYNYRLEAFRAQNPNFNPDPNISPTFLTADERANYEAGRTTDYQDQLLQNGHIQNHSLGVSGGTDITQYSASLGYYDETGIVPVQRFRRYSVRGTLDQQIGTRVKVGLNSLNTFSNENDPNVNVLNQIVTTSPLASAYDANGQLVLYPNGDNAGSNPLTLYVPDAHLDRRRRLRSFNSLYGQVNILKGLDYRLNVGLDGRTQADDSFYASVTPQNGGGLNTASSGSSIAYNLLAENILTYNRNFAEKHDLNVTALYSRQTYHTDGFGGAVQGTLADYQLNTNLAAGTPTRVNNPTQPVDWALESYMGRVNYAFDNRYSATLTIRYDGSSRLAPGNKYKPFPSAAVAWNIANESFLKDYSQISTLKLRASLGRVGSTAVNPYQTQGSLSSGLGSGLYNYGATGAVGVVPANIPNPNLGWEYTTTTNFGLDFGFLDNRLSGSVEVYQQRTSDLLLPDALPTASGYGSFVRNAGETQNRGVEISLTTQNLRPKNADGFEWSTDWNFTVNREKVLDLNLYNADGSERDDIGNQRFIGQPLYVIYDYKKIGIWQTSEADEARKFNTKPGQIKVEDVDGNGTINANDRVVVGSRQPKFEAGLTNRFRFKGLDLTIVALTRVGATVVDPYSFGPSYYATNTGRRNQLNFNYWTPTNPSNEYPQPDQSVRANEWPTYGSTLGYHSGTFIKVRSIDLGYTLPATWAQSALMSSARIYVQVQNPLIWAKDSYFQRNKAIDPDALSYSSRFNTSAGVTAANIEFQGGSNYPVTRSFIVGVNLGF is encoded by the coding sequence ATGCACTTACCAATACGCAAAGCGGCGTTGCGCTTAAGCCTGCCGCTAGCTACGGCTGTCGGGCTGCCTATTGCCAGCCTCTTATTCCCTACTTCTTACGCCCTGGCGCAAGAAGCGCAAACGATTTCCGGTAAGGTAACCAGTGAGGAAGGCGAAGGCCTGCCCGGCGTAACCGTACTGCAAAAGGGCACCACGAATGGTGTATCAACCAACAGCGACGGAGGATTTACCCTGAGTGCTCCAAATGGTAGTACGTTGGTATTTAGCGCTATCGGTTTTGTTAGCCAGCAGGCAATCGTTTCCGGTCCCACGCTCAATGTCAAGCTCGCGACGAACACCAAAGCGCTGGACGAGGTAGTGGTAGTTGGATACGGTACCCAAAGAAAAAGCCAGGTAACGGGCGCTATTTCTTCGGTTGATGAGCAGTCGTTGCGCGATGTGCCGGTGGCCAACATTGGCCAGGCGCTGCAAGGCCGGGCAGCCGGTATCACCATTGCCAGCAACGGCACCGCACCGGGCCAGTCGCCTACCATTCGTATTCGGGGTAACCGCTCGTTTTCGGGTTCCAACGACCCGCTGCTGGTAGTGGATGGCGTACCATATGATGGCAGCATCAACGACTTGAACCCTGACGATATTACCTCGCTGGAAGTGCTGAAAGATGCTTCCTCAACGGCCATTTACGGTGCGCGTGGTGCCAACGGCGTTATCCTGATTACCACCCGCCGCGGTAAGAGCGGAGCCCCCAAGGCGACGTATAGCGGCTACTATGGCTCGAAAAGAGCTTACGGTAAGTTTGACATCCAGAACGGTGAGGAGTTCTACAACTATCGTCTCGAAGCTTTCCGCGCCCAGAATCCTAATTTCAATCCTGACCCTAACATCTCCCCTACGTTCCTGACGGCCGACGAGCGGGCCAACTATGAGGCTGGCCGGACCACCGATTACCAGGATCAGCTGTTGCAAAACGGCCACATTCAAAACCACTCTCTAGGAGTGAGTGGCGGCACCGATATCACCCAGTACTCGGCGTCGTTGGGCTACTATGATGAAACCGGTATTGTGCCGGTGCAGCGCTTCCGTCGTTACTCGGTACGCGGCACGCTGGATCAGCAGATTGGCACGCGAGTGAAAGTGGGTTTGAACTCGCTCAATACCTTCTCCAACGAGAACGACCCGAACGTTAACGTTCTGAACCAGATTGTAACTACTAGTCCCCTGGCTTCGGCATATGATGCCAATGGCCAGTTGGTGCTCTACCCGAACGGCGACAACGCCGGCTCTAACCCGCTGACTTTGTACGTGCCAGATGCGCACCTCGACCGTCGCCGTCGCCTGCGCAGCTTCAACAGCCTGTACGGACAAGTGAACATTCTGAAAGGGCTGGATTACCGCCTGAACGTGGGCCTCGATGGCCGTACGCAGGCCGATGACAGCTTCTACGCTTCAGTTACTCCACAAAACGGCGGTGGCCTCAACACAGCGAGCAGCGGCTCCAGCATTGCCTACAACCTGCTGGCGGAAAACATCCTGACCTACAACCGCAACTTTGCCGAGAAGCACGACCTGAACGTGACGGCTTTGTATAGCCGCCAAACCTACCATACCGATGGGTTTGGAGGAGCAGTGCAAGGTACCTTGGCCGACTATCAGCTCAACACCAACTTGGCTGCTGGTACGCCTACTCGGGTGAACAACCCCACGCAGCCAGTGGACTGGGCGCTTGAGTCGTACATGGGCCGTGTGAACTACGCCTTTGATAACCGGTATTCGGCCACATTGACGATACGCTACGACGGTTCGTCGCGCTTGGCCCCCGGCAACAAATACAAGCCGTTTCCTTCGGCCGCTGTGGCCTGGAACATTGCCAACGAGTCGTTCCTGAAGGATTACAGCCAAATCAGCACCCTGAAACTGCGGGCCAGCTTGGGCCGCGTGGGTAGCACTGCCGTGAACCCGTACCAGACGCAAGGCTCTCTGTCGTCCGGACTAGGCTCGGGTCTTTATAACTACGGCGCCACGGGTGCAGTAGGGGTGGTGCCAGCCAACATTCCGAACCCTAACCTGGGCTGGGAATACACCACTACCACCAACTTTGGTTTGGACTTCGGCTTCCTCGACAACCGCCTCTCGGGTAGCGTAGAAGTGTACCAGCAGCGCACCAGCGACCTGCTGCTACCGGATGCTTTGCCAACGGCCAGCGGCTACGGCTCGTTCGTCCGCAACGCCGGCGAAACCCAGAACCGCGGCGTCGAGATTTCGCTTACCACCCAAAACCTGCGCCCCAAGAATGCTGACGGCTTCGAGTGGAGCACCGACTGGAACTTCACGGTTAACCGCGAGAAAGTACTGGACCTGAACTTGTACAACGCCGACGGCAGCGAGCGAGACGATATTGGCAACCAGCGCTTTATCGGTCAGCCACTGTATGTGATCTACGATTACAAGAAAATTGGCATCTGGCAGACGTCGGAAGCCGATGAGGCCCGCAAGTTCAATACGAAGCCCGGCCAGATCAAGGTGGAAGACGTAGACGGCAATGGCACTATCAACGCCAACGACCGGGTGGTGGTTGGTTCGCGCCAGCCGAAGTTTGAAGCCGGTCTAACCAACCGTTTCCGTTTCAAAGGCCTCGACCTGACCATTGTAGCCCTGACCCGCGTGGGCGCTACCGTAGTTGACCCGTATTCGTTTGGTCCTAGCTACTACGCCACCAACACAGGCCGTCGTAACCAGTTGAACTTCAACTACTGGACGCCTACCAACCCAAGCAACGAGTATCCGCAGCCCGACCAGAGCGTGCGTGCCAACGAATGGCCTACCTACGGCTCCACACTGGGCTACCACAGCGGCACGTTCATTAAAGTGCGCAGCATAGACCTAGGCTACACGCTGCCTGCTACCTGGGCTCAATCAGCTTTGATGAGCTCGGCCCGCATCTACGTGCAAGTTCAGAACCCACTTATCTGGGCGAAGGACAGCTACTTCCAGCGCAACAAGGCCATCGACCCAGATGCCCTGTCGTATTCGAGCCGCTTCAACACCAGCGCTGGTGTAACGGCAGCTAACATCGAATTCCAAGGCGGTAGCAACTACCCCGTAACGCGCTCCTTCATCGTGGGTGTGAACCTCGGCTTCTAG
- the uxuA gene encoding mannonate dehydratase, with protein sequence MLHTMRWFGPQDPTSLFSIRQAGCAGIVTALHQLPVGAVWPVEAIQERQQLIEADNARYAPLHWVVVESLPVHEDIKKGLPSRTQYINNYKESLRNLAACGIRTVCYNFMPVLDWSRTNLSYEMPDGSRALRFVWQDFAVFDLCILRRPTAEADYEPAVVSAAHEQFAAMSDTERAELTNTVLLGLPGSEEAFKLDNFQSLLNEYAAIDAKQLRENLYYFLREIGPVAEEVGVNLCIHPDDPPYPLLGLPRVVSTEADLLGLYSAYNSPVNGLTFCTGSLGVRSDNDLPGMVRRLGHRIHFVHLRATKREENPRNFHEADHLTGDVDMYAVVRALVEEELQRARNGNANPHLPMRPDHGHQMLDDLTSGKRTYPGYSAIGRLRGLAELRGLELGIRRSLLAAEKNPPGSLRSESYVPRFV encoded by the coding sequence ATGCTGCACACGATGCGCTGGTTCGGGCCTCAGGACCCAACGTCGCTGTTTTCGATTCGTCAGGCAGGCTGTGCTGGCATAGTTACCGCCCTGCACCAACTGCCGGTAGGGGCTGTTTGGCCTGTGGAAGCCATTCAGGAGCGCCAGCAGCTAATTGAGGCCGACAACGCGCGCTACGCGCCGTTGCACTGGGTGGTAGTGGAAAGCTTGCCTGTGCACGAAGACATCAAGAAAGGCTTGCCCTCGCGCACGCAGTACATCAACAACTATAAGGAGTCGTTGCGCAACTTGGCGGCCTGCGGCATCCGCACGGTGTGCTACAATTTCATGCCCGTGCTGGACTGGTCGCGCACCAACCTCAGCTACGAAATGCCAGATGGCTCACGGGCTCTGCGCTTTGTGTGGCAGGACTTTGCCGTCTTCGACTTGTGCATTCTGCGCCGCCCCACTGCCGAGGCTGATTATGAGCCAGCGGTAGTAAGCGCCGCCCACGAGCAGTTTGCCGCTATGTCGGACACTGAGCGCGCGGAACTCACCAACACCGTACTATTAGGCCTGCCTGGTTCCGAGGAAGCATTCAAGCTTGATAATTTCCAGAGCCTGCTCAATGAGTACGCGGCTATTGATGCCAAGCAGCTCCGCGAAAACCTATATTACTTTTTGCGCGAGATAGGGCCAGTAGCCGAAGAAGTAGGTGTGAACCTGTGCATTCACCCCGACGATCCGCCGTACCCGCTGCTCGGTTTGCCCCGCGTGGTAAGCACCGAAGCCGACCTGCTGGGGTTGTACAGTGCGTACAACTCGCCGGTGAATGGCCTGACCTTTTGCACGGGCTCATTAGGCGTGCGCTCCGATAACGACTTACCTGGCATGGTTCGGCGCCTCGGCCACCGGATTCACTTCGTACACCTGCGGGCCACTAAACGCGAAGAAAACCCGCGCAATTTCCACGAGGCCGACCACCTGACCGGCGATGTGGACATGTACGCGGTGGTGCGGGCGCTGGTAGAAGAAGAACTACAGCGGGCCCGCAACGGCAACGCCAACCCCCACTTGCCCATGCGCCCCGACCATGGCCACCAGATGCTCGACGACCTGACCAGTGGCAAAAGAACTTACCCTGGATACTCCGCCATCGGGCGGCTACGCGGGCTGGCTGAGCTGCGCGGTTTGGAGCTAGGTATCCGCCGCAGTTTGCTAGCCGCAGAAAAGAACCCACCGGGTAGTCTCCGCTCCGAATCCTACGTGCCTCGCTTCGTTTAA
- a CDS encoding SDR family NAD(P)-dependent oxidoreductase, which translates to MSHLESFPTTDTQPNGLHQPNPFSLEGKLALVTGGGTGIGLEIARCMAVAGATVIITGRREGVLQDAVADLGESVHYLTNDVCELDKLEGLVAHIEATYGPLDILVNNAGVNMKKPALEVTDDEFNRIIQTNLNAVFALTRACGKRMVARRSGVILMISSMAAYYGIDRVVAYAASKSAVEGIVKVLASEFSKDNVRVNAIAPGFIETEMSRKAMNSDPDRRDRAMRRTPMGKFGQPQDIGHAAVFLASEAARYITGASLPVDGGNSIGF; encoded by the coding sequence ATGTCACATCTCGAGTCTTTTCCCACCACTGATACTCAACCCAACGGACTGCATCAGCCCAACCCTTTTTCACTGGAAGGCAAGCTTGCCCTTGTTACCGGCGGGGGCACGGGTATTGGTCTGGAAATAGCCCGCTGCATGGCTGTGGCTGGTGCCACCGTCATCATCACGGGGCGCCGCGAAGGGGTGTTGCAGGATGCCGTAGCCGACCTCGGCGAATCAGTGCATTACCTCACCAACGACGTCTGCGAGCTAGACAAACTGGAAGGACTTGTGGCGCATATTGAAGCCACTTATGGCCCGCTGGACATCCTGGTCAATAATGCCGGGGTGAACATGAAAAAGCCAGCGCTGGAGGTAACCGATGATGAATTCAACCGCATCATTCAAACCAATTTGAATGCAGTATTTGCCTTGACCCGGGCTTGTGGCAAGCGCATGGTAGCCCGCCGCAGCGGGGTTATTCTGATGATATCCTCGATGGCGGCTTACTACGGCATCGACCGGGTAGTGGCTTATGCGGCGTCCAAGTCGGCGGTGGAAGGCATTGTGAAAGTGCTGGCTTCGGAGTTTTCCAAAGACAATGTGCGGGTAAACGCAATTGCACCAGGATTCATTGAAACCGAGATGAGCCGCAAGGCCATGAACTCCGACCCTGACCGCCGCGACCGGGCTATGCGCCGCACACCCATGGGCAAATTCGGTCAACCGCAAGACATCGGTCATGCAGCTGTTTTCTTGGCCTCGGAAGCGGCACGGTACATCACGGGGGCTTCCCTACCCGTGGATGGTGGCAATTCCATAGGCTTTTAA
- a CDS encoding LacI family DNA-binding transcriptional regulator codes for MMKCTRCHSADEVKRAGFIRGRQRFFCKACNCHFTDPKALPAPERKRHQTTISDVAKVLGVAPSTVSRALNGHSDINSNTRQAIIDVARQLDYQPNLLAQSLKSSATHTIGVVIPDIERPFFATAVSGIQQVAAEAGYRVMICQSKESYDMEVSNVQALIASRVDGLLICHSRDTENFDHVTQHANRGTPIVHFDRVCNEVDSAQVVLDDWGGAYAVTEHLIQEGCQRIAILAGPESLLISRQRISGHQSALKRYRMPIRPEYEVHSDFQAESALAALDTWLALPEPPDAIFAINYRNAFDIMLELKRRGLRVPQDVAVVGFGDEFLAALVEPGLTTVNLHPYRLGQHAARLFLEQIQQRDLFKPRTFVVSGDLVIRQSSLKGQGGYFQLEI; via the coding sequence ATGATGAAATGCACGAGGTGCCATTCGGCCGATGAGGTGAAGCGTGCAGGGTTTATTCGGGGCCGCCAACGGTTCTTTTGCAAAGCCTGCAACTGTCATTTCACCGACCCGAAGGCACTGCCAGCACCAGAACGCAAGCGCCACCAAACCACCATCAGCGACGTGGCAAAGGTACTAGGTGTTGCGCCGTCTACAGTATCACGAGCCCTCAATGGGCACTCCGACATCAACTCCAATACCCGGCAGGCCATTATTGACGTAGCACGCCAACTCGACTATCAACCGAACCTGCTGGCGCAAAGCTTAAAGAGCAGCGCCACCCACACCATCGGCGTGGTTATTCCCGACATCGAGCGCCCCTTCTTTGCTACAGCCGTGAGTGGCATTCAGCAAGTGGCTGCCGAAGCCGGCTACCGCGTCATGATTTGCCAGTCCAAAGAGTCGTACGACATGGAGGTTAGCAACGTGCAGGCACTGATTGCCAGCCGGGTGGATGGGCTCCTGATTTGCCACTCCCGCGACACCGAGAACTTCGACCACGTAACACAACACGCCAACCGCGGCACCCCCATCGTGCACTTCGACCGGGTGTGCAACGAAGTGGATAGCGCCCAAGTGGTGCTCGACGACTGGGGTGGCGCCTACGCCGTAACCGAACACCTGATTCAGGAAGGGTGCCAGCGCATCGCCATTCTGGCGGGCCCCGAGTCGTTGCTTATCAGCCGGCAGCGCATTAGTGGCCACCAAAGCGCGCTGAAGCGCTACCGCATGCCAATACGGCCAGAGTATGAAGTGCACAGCGACTTTCAGGCTGAGTCGGCGTTGGCGGCGCTTGACACTTGGCTAGCACTGCCTGAGCCGCCCGATGCCATTTTTGCCATCAACTACCGCAACGCCTTCGATATCATGCTGGAACTAAAGCGGCGAGGCCTGCGCGTGCCGCAGGACGTTGCGGTAGTGGGCTTCGGCGACGAGTTTCTGGCGGCCTTAGTAGAGCCAGGCCTCACTACCGTCAACCTGCACCCCTACCGCCTGGGCCAGCACGCCGCCCGCTTGTTTCTGGAACAGATTCAGCAGAGGGACCTTTTCAAGCCCCGCACATTCGTTGTTTCCGGTGACTTAGTTATCCGTCAATCATCCTTGAAAGGCCAAGGGGGCTACTTCCAACTGGAGATTTAG
- a CDS encoding alpha-glucuronidase family glycosyl hydrolase translates to MLLRSLLLLLLIAAPTLGRADDGYRLWLKYDQLSDAGLRKAWQGQARGIVLESAATPTLQTAANELQLGLQGLLGQPVAVGNKAGGKGQIRLRVAPNPALGKEGYRVSTQKNGLEITGPTDAAVLYGCYALLRHVQTGQRPGNLSLSSQPRIQYRLLNHWDNPNGTVERGYAGSSMWKWYELPERIDPRYQDYARANASIGINGVVLNNVNASARYLTTEYLQKVAAVAGVLRPYGIKVYLSVLWAAPKVIGGLPTSDPLDPKVKQWWTARTNEIYKTIPDFGGFLVKANSEGEPGPQDYGRNHADGANMLAEALGQHEGVVMWRAFVYKANSKGDRFKEAYQEFQPLDGKFAPKVLVQVKNGPIDFQSREPFHPLFGAMPRTPLVLEVQLTQEYLGFATHLVYLGPLIKECLEADTHTQGPGSTVAKVVDGSLEKHSVSGIAGVANIGSDRNWTGHPVGQANWYAYGRLAWDHTLSSAAISEEWTRMTLTREPTAVASITQVLNQSRNIYVRYTTPLGLHHIMGQSIHYGPEPWLSQSARPDWTSVYYHKADSAGLGFDRTARGSNALALYAPGVRQLWGNPATCPPDYLLWFHHVGWKQQLSTGRTLWNELCTRYYSGADSVLWMQRQWEQAKPALDPELYTDVASRLRIQHREALWWRDACVLYFQTFSRQPLPSGLTPPTRPLTEVKEIVDIYQLR, encoded by the coding sequence ATGCTACTTCGCTCCCTACTGCTACTGCTTCTCATTGCAGCCCCAACCCTCGGGCGTGCCGATGATGGCTACCGTCTATGGCTGAAATATGATCAGCTTTCTGACGCTGGCCTGCGCAAAGCGTGGCAGGGGCAAGCACGGGGCATAGTACTGGAATCGGCGGCCACGCCTACGCTGCAAACGGCTGCCAACGAACTGCAACTTGGATTGCAGGGCCTGCTAGGGCAGCCAGTGGCCGTGGGAAATAAGGCAGGCGGCAAAGGACAAATTCGGTTGCGGGTGGCCCCCAATCCGGCTCTTGGCAAAGAAGGATACCGGGTATCCACGCAAAAAAACGGATTGGAAATCACGGGGCCTACGGATGCGGCTGTGCTCTACGGGTGCTATGCCTTGCTCCGCCACGTGCAAACCGGGCAGCGCCCTGGCAACCTAAGTTTAAGCAGCCAGCCCCGCATTCAGTACCGCCTGCTCAACCACTGGGACAACCCCAACGGCACCGTAGAGCGCGGCTACGCGGGTTCCTCTATGTGGAAGTGGTACGAACTGCCCGAGCGCATTGACCCACGCTACCAGGATTATGCTCGCGCCAATGCCTCTATTGGCATCAATGGCGTAGTGCTCAACAACGTAAACGCCAGCGCCCGCTACCTCACCACCGAATACCTGCAAAAGGTAGCCGCCGTGGCGGGGGTGCTCCGGCCTTATGGCATCAAGGTGTACCTCTCCGTGCTGTGGGCTGCGCCTAAAGTAATTGGCGGCCTGCCGACGTCGGACCCGCTCGACCCCAAGGTTAAGCAGTGGTGGACCGCTCGGACCAACGAAATCTATAAAACCATCCCCGATTTCGGAGGCTTTCTGGTGAAAGCTAACTCGGAAGGGGAGCCTGGTCCGCAAGACTACGGCCGCAACCACGCCGACGGAGCCAATATGTTGGCTGAGGCGTTGGGCCAGCACGAAGGCGTAGTGATGTGGCGGGCCTTTGTATATAAAGCTAATTCCAAGGGCGACCGGTTCAAAGAAGCCTATCAGGAGTTCCAACCACTCGACGGCAAGTTTGCCCCGAAAGTGCTGGTGCAAGTGAAAAACGGCCCCATCGATTTTCAGTCGCGCGAGCCGTTCCACCCGCTGTTTGGGGCCATGCCCCGCACCCCGCTGGTGCTGGAAGTACAACTCACGCAAGAATACTTAGGGTTTGCGACACACCTAGTGTATCTGGGGCCCCTTATCAAGGAATGCCTGGAAGCCGACACGCACACCCAAGGACCTGGCTCCACAGTGGCGAAAGTAGTGGACGGCAGCCTGGAGAAGCACAGCGTTAGTGGCATTGCCGGCGTAGCCAATATCGGCTCGGACCGCAACTGGACCGGCCACCCAGTAGGGCAGGCCAACTGGTATGCTTACGGCCGCCTCGCCTGGGACCATACCCTGAGTTCGGCGGCTATTAGTGAGGAATGGACGCGCATGACCCTAACCCGCGAACCTACGGCTGTAGCTAGCATCACGCAGGTACTTAATCAGTCGCGCAACATCTATGTGCGCTACACTACGCCGCTGGGCTTGCACCACATCATGGGGCAGAGCATCCATTATGGCCCGGAGCCTTGGCTTTCGCAGAGCGCCCGGCCCGACTGGACCTCGGTGTATTACCACAAGGCCGATTCAGCTGGTTTGGGTTTCGACCGGACAGCACGCGGCTCCAATGCCTTGGCGTTGTATGCGCCCGGCGTGCGTCAGTTGTGGGGCAACCCCGCTACTTGCCCCCCCGATTACCTGTTATGGTTCCACCACGTGGGATGGAAGCAGCAGCTTAGCACTGGCCGCACCCTTTGGAACGAACTATGCACCCGCTACTATTCCGGCGCCGATTCGGTGCTCTGGATGCAGCGGCAATGGGAGCAAGCCAAGCCTGCCCTCGACCCGGAACTGTACACCGATGTTGCTTCCCGTCTGCGCATCCAGCACCGCGAGGCGCTGTGGTGGCGCGATGCGTGCGTGCTTTACTTCCAAACTTTTTCGCGGCAGCCGCTACCCTCTGGTCTTACGCCACCCACTCGCCCTCTAACCGAGGTCAAGGAGATAGTGGATATCTACCAGCTGCGTTAA